The following are from one region of the Veillonella nakazawae genome:
- a CDS encoding ABC transporter ATP-binding protein, whose product MKLDVQSLSVTLGENTILKDASFSIDSGEFVGIIGPNGSGKTTLLKALRGLYPTSGGDVLWDGKSISSLSDKEIAHHVAYMQQSVNVSFDYEAIDIVMTARYPYLKWWEQEGPEDKVIVEQAMKEVGVYHLRNRSVQSLSGGERQRVFLAKALAQQTEVLLLDEPTAALDLVYADDIFHEGRRLCDEGKTILIVVHDLELAAKYCTKLVLVSDGHIIDVGTPREVLTADNLRAAFHLSAAVYDDPYFKQQRIFVFPKGTTDIEEYKQTNASGTMSIDPHLK is encoded by the coding sequence ATGAAACTAGATGTTCAATCTCTATCCGTTACGTTAGGGGAAAACACTATTCTAAAGGATGCATCCTTCTCTATTGATAGTGGTGAGTTCGTTGGTATTATCGGACCTAATGGCTCTGGTAAAACAACGTTGTTAAAAGCATTGCGTGGCCTTTATCCTACATCTGGTGGAGATGTTTTGTGGGATGGTAAAAGCATCTCTTCTTTGAGCGACAAGGAAATCGCTCATCATGTGGCGTATATGCAACAGTCTGTAAATGTTTCCTTCGATTATGAAGCTATCGATATTGTGATGACCGCTCGTTATCCTTATTTGAAATGGTGGGAACAAGAAGGCCCTGAAGATAAGGTTATCGTTGAACAGGCTATGAAAGAGGTAGGCGTTTATCATCTGCGGAATCGTTCTGTACAATCTTTGAGTGGTGGTGAACGACAACGGGTATTCTTGGCTAAGGCTTTGGCACAACAAACAGAGGTGCTATTGCTTGATGAGCCGACGGCGGCCCTCGATTTAGTGTACGCCGATGATATTTTCCATGAAGGTCGTCGATTATGCGATGAAGGAAAAACGATTTTAATCGTAGTTCATGATTTAGAACTAGCTGCTAAATACTGTACTAAGCTCGTCCTAGTTAGCGATGGTCATATCATCGATGTAGGTACGCCAAGAGAAGTATTGACTGCGGATAACTTACGAGCCGCATTCCATCTATCAGCTGCAGTCTATGACGATCCGTACTTTAAACAACAACGTATCTTTGTATTCCCTAAGGGAACTACGGATATTGAGGAATATAAACAGACAAATGCTAGCGGCACAATGTCTATCGATCCACACCTGAAATAG